gtaaatactacacatatccGAACGTATCTGCATGCATCTCTGCACATGAAATTTGAAAGGAATAATGCAGTCAGTGTATGTATTACCGAGCGAAAGTATATGGGAGGTAGCAGTGAAGCGGCATtcgcgttatcgcgtgccgatacaGTTAAGACGCACTATCGCGAGCAATATGGACTCAAACACCGACTGTACACATATACGGCATGGTCTCCTGGGAGAAAAACACGTCTGTTGGGCCTTCACCCACGCGGTTAGCAGCAAAACACTTGTGTTGGTACAGGAAAAAACGACGGTTAtgtgtgaaacaatgaaatgccaCAATGAAAGACGTTATTGCAATGTGGCAAAGTGAAAAGGCATGTGACCTCGCTAAAAGATCACATTTCCACATCCGAATCGGCTGATCGTTGACAAGtacacgatcgagagagcatctcTTATTGCAATAtcgcgcatacaaatacgcatttgACTTGcgcaataggggggggggggggctatttgtGTGCACCGGCATTTCCGTAGACTCCCTGGTGCCGCGTATTTCGCAAACCAAGCCGCCACGGAAATGTGCTGGGCTGgataataatatgcatactctaacattgtggactaattatggcactcatgacagcatcaggccacgtacagcaaagtgatagacttcataatccagcttcaaggctcttccgctaggctgcgcgacataccggtttttgttacttttacacacGAAATAAATATATGAATCCTAgtcgcaacgcgaaaaggatgctgggatcggtcactatattttacggtctgttcatttataccaggatataatcccacgttctggccggttgtcggtccctttagcgAATTCAAGAACCTTGTCCGTTATACGGAATATTGTAAAATCAGACGAAACCGCGGAAACAAAAAGCAATGCCATGGATTAGTTATAAACGAGTTTTACTGCATGGCAGGCTTCGGAGCCACGTGAGCGTCCAAGAAGCTCTACAGTTGCTCGGAACTTTTGGCCGACTGCATCTCAGTTGCCGCCAACAACTTTGGCAACCCATACCTGTCCAGACACATGATGCTCAGAAATGCGTGCGCCTTGTCGCTGTCAGGAACCTTGTTGATAATAAAACAGATATCAACCTCTCATGGTATGCGTCCAGTCACTTGCAGTGGCATCAAACGACTCCGTCCTGCCCAGCTGTCCTTGAGACTGCATCGACCCTTCTTGTTACCTTCTTGAAAAAACTGACAGCTGTTCTCGATGCCGTCATCTAACCCTCGTTGTTGATGTCATGTCCTTACTAGGAACTGAACAGGCTCGTGTTTCAAGGTATAAATTAGTATTTACACCTTGAAACTTACTGGCTCATGGTTACATAAGGAATAAACCCATAGCACAGCGAGCGCAACCTTTCAAGCCCTTGTATTCACGTGCGCACTAACAGGTGTCTCCTACTGAGGCGCGCTATCGAGGACGCAACAGCGGTCTTTTGCTTTTAGGCAGTACGCTATtgctgctttttaaatgcgaagcatttcttagcgaacttctgcggctttgagcgtatctatctatctatctatctatctatctatctatctatctatctatctatctatctatctatctatctatctatctatctatctatctatctatctatctatctatctatctagccgcctacgactttgtgctctcctgctcgtttcgtaaatcgaatgtacaccaaaattagtatggcgtaacatgactgtatgacgaacatgaatgacgagtcataacatgaaaatcatgatatgcatgtcatgaacgacatgatatacatgccacagtcttggtgatcttacggccgtttcgttaccttgatatataccaaaatttatacggcgtgacaagagcgtatgacgaaaacataacaggtcctaacgtgcaaatcatgacacgcatgtcatgcacagcatgatatacatgccaggctcatgatgcgctcgcggccgtttcgctagcttggtatataccaacattggtactgcgcgacgttactgcgtaacgaacataaataacatcagttaacatgaaaatcatgacacgcatgtcatgtacagcatgacttacgtgccacgctcatggtgcgctggcggccgtttcgctagcttggtctacccccgaaatttgtattgcgcgacgttactgtgtaacgaacataaataacatgagtggcacgcattttcctcaatgacagacaagacgatgtatgcagctcttcgctggctgcttcacattacatcgattcccacaatgcgtgggatcttgCGGCTTTTTTGTTGGCCGCTCTAGAGAGTCGTGAGGAAGCATAGTTTATTTAAACCTCATGGGCCGTTAACGTGTTCCACGAGAGTTTGTCCGGAGAATCTCTACATTTTGTTGGCTTGCCCAGATTAAACAACAAATTTGTTTTTGCTGGCTGAGAGTGATTTTCTCGTGAAACAATGAGATCTTTTATCCCAGGCAGTCAACATGGAAAATTGAGGCTTGAGAAGGCACTATCTTCTTCCATACATATTCTACCGTAAGCATAACACGTCTTGTGTAGTTCTCCTTATGCTTAAAATAGCAAAAAGAATTTTTCTAAACTCAGATTGCCGTCACTAAAATAATGGGGCAAAGGTTTACTAGTTATAAGTGATAAGAATCACCAGAAATTCCTATTTCAGAGAATAATTATTTTTGGAATTACACCCACATTTCCAGGATTTCTACGGGAAACGACACTCTAAAAGCAGATGCACCCTCTAggaatgttttagatgcgaagaatcttatgagcgagcttgatccggtggcgtccgcgctccactgcgcatgcgcctattctctttcccactcccctcctttacgcaggtcttcggtcgccttctctcctctcctcccccgcgcagCAGCCTGTAAACCCACTCTCTCCTATCCCTCCCCCATTTTACaaaagcgcgtgcgctcggtcggcttccgtcattctcgcttcagtcccgttcagatgagttgtgacgggaacgtcggcgccagttccagcagcactccaacctctgccgagatcgagatcgtcgcggagcagcagcagcgcagggctcgctacgtaatgatgacacaaacactaaatacaaaccgcaaacactaacggaaacgccgagtgaacgtaaactgaaacttggtgtgcacccagaatgctgcttcgcatcccctcatggttccctttagtgggagatggtgtaattttttgtcccACAAGAGTTATCGTTATTCGGCTTGCCTGTGTTTGCTTTGTTAAAACTCCACCCCAATCACTTCCCCATCGTGAATGTTGTGGCCTGCTGATAGTGCGCACAGCGTTTCTGACCTGAAAGTACGGGACGCGCGGCGTTAAAGCAAGGAAGTCCATGAAACACGAATGGCTATTCTTATTGTCAGACAATAACACCCTCCCTATGTTTTCATATTGTAGGTTTTGCCGTAGTTCACGGCAAACGGTGCCGTAAACACTACAGATAAGCACTAAGAGCATCATATTATCAGACACTTGTCAGCACTCATTACTCGCCCCATTGTGCAACGTAGTCGGCCGTTGAGTCATCGGACTAACGCTGTAACGTCGATGAGGACACTTCTGACCTGTTTAGCATAAGCTCACCATGTCACCTTAATGGCGAGTGAGAGCAAGAAATTTTTATCTAGatggccatatatatatatatatatatatatatatatatatatatatatatatatatatatataatatatatatatatatatatatatatatatatacatatatatcatatatattatGTATAGCTCCggcaagagaaactgtaatatcagaCGGTAGATAACAGcgcgaacagcaacaacgttcagcacgagcactctctgcttagcgctgacgatccgactgtatagggtgcacttcttcatcacatctttccccctcgctgaagacggagTCAGCTAGGTGTActaaggtgtcgtaagaacaaggggttcgtggtatggtttgaggcgatccacgtgaacagtttcgcggcctGGGCGACGCAGGTCCGCAGTGGGCGTGAGGGGTTCAATGAGGTAGTTGAAgggagaagtttgctgtaggacacggtagggtccatggtacctGCTGACAAACTTCGAGGAGATACCTGGCGCAGAGGTGGGCGGCACCCAcagccaaacaagagagttgggcgaaaaCTGGTTGGGGGGCTGTTCGTCGTCATGTCGAGatttctgtagcccctgttcTTCAGTTGTAAGGGAGCGAgctagttgccgacattcttctgcatagCGAGCAGCTTCGGAAAGTGGTGTGCCCTCAGATGAGTCGGGTCGGTAGGGAAAAACGGTGTcgatcggagacgatggttctcggccatagtgtaaaaagaagggaaaaaagcCTGTCGTCGTCTGGGGTGCCGTATTGTAAGCGTACGTTATGTAGGGAAGAGTAaggtcccagtttgtgtggttagaggcgacatacatagaaagcatgtcgccaagagttcggttgaagcgttcggtcaagccgtttgtttgcggctgatatgcggtagtacagcggtgaatcacatgacattcagcgagaagttcttgaattacatccgcgagaaagacgcgtCCTCGATCGCTCAGGAGTttacgaggagcaccatgacgtagaacaaagcattgaagcaggaaagacgccacgtcacgtgccgtcgcggctggcagagcggccgtttctgcatatctcgtgaggtggtctatcgccacaataacccagctATTTCCAGCAGATGTATATGGCAGAGGACCGTAAAGGTCTATTCCAATCCGGTCAAATGGtggcattgggcacggcaacggctgcattggGCCAGAAGAGTGGCAATGATCGGGCTCGCGGCGTTGGCATTCTgtgcaagatcgaatgtacttttgcataaatgtgtacatgccgcgccaataaaaccGAAGACGTAGACTAGCGTAGGTTTTAAACAGGCCAGCGTGTGAGCACTGTGGATTGGCAtggaaagcagcacatatgctaGCGCGGAGTTGCCTAGTtatgacaagtagccatttgcggccgtcagatggtagttgcggcgataaaggatgccatcacggacggcgaagtgagaggcttgtcggcgtagCGCTCGAGATGGCGGGCGAGGGAGTGCATCAGAGaggtaatccatcaaagacgcGATCCACGAATCTTTGTGTTGCTCCAAAGCCATGTTGACGGATCCTAATGGTGAAAATAAGTTGCCTAGAATGGAAACACTCGCAATGTCAGTGGGaacaggcgaacgcgaaagaCCATCTGCATCGAcatgcttctggcctgagcggtacataacccggatgtcgtactcttggagccggAGAGCCCATCGTGCAAAGCGGCCGGAGGGGTCTTTGAGGTaggacaaccagcaaagtgcgtgatgatcggtaacgacatcgaagggtcgaccgtagaggtaaggccgaaattttgtgatggcccagatgatcgctaggcattctttcTCAGTTACTGAAGAGTTTGCTTCCGCTCTTGtgagtgtgcgactcgcgtacgcaacaacatagtcttggtagccgggctttcgttgggcgaggactgctccaagaccgacaccgcaagcatccgtgtggatttctgtaggagcacttggatcgaaatggcgcagtatgggtggtgttGTGAGTAGCTGACGCAGAGTCGCAAACGTATGATCGCAAGCCGGGGACCACGCAGATAGATTGGAGTCTCCCTGAAGCAGGTCTGTCAAAGGTGCCATGatcgaggcgaaattgcgaatgaagcggcggaagtatgagcaaagcCCAATGAAACTACGCAACTCTTTCAAAGCACGTGGGCCTCGGGAACTCTTTAACAGCACGTAGCTTAGCGAGATCAGGGAGCATGCCATCTTTCGACAcgacatgtccgagaatggtcagcttgcgtgccccaaagtgacatttctttaagtttggCTGGAGGCCAGCTTCAGTGAGGcatcgtaaaacctgctccaagcgacgaaggtgcgtggGGAAGTCTGGCGCAAATACCACTacatcatccaagtagcacaagcatgtgtttcATTTGAGACCTCGTtgaatagtgtccatcatgcgctcaaatgtcgcgggcgcattacgaaggccgaatggcatcacattaaattcgtataagccatccggtgtgataaatgCAGTTTTTGGTCTATCTATCCATAGGcacttgccaataaccagagcgtaaatcgagggaggaaaagaactctgCACCTTGTAAGCAGTctagagcgtcgtcgatccgggGCAAATGATAAACATCCTTTCGTGTTATCTTGTTGAGacgacgataatctacgcaaaagcgtatcgtgccatccttctgtttaactaaaacaactggtgatgcccacaGGCTATTTGAGGgttgaacgacgccgcgcttgagcatgtcacctacttgttcatcaatgacgcggcgttcagtcaacgatacacggtatggtcgctgccgtagtggtgggtgaGTACCTGTGTCGATCTGGTGGCATACAGTCGATGTTCTGCCTAGACAAGTGCTCTGgctgtcgaaagctgggcgaaatttgtcaaggagGCTTACAAGGGCACGGCGTTGCTGCGAGTTGAGACCGTCGTCGATTACATGGTTGAAAATATCACCAGGTGATGTGCCAGTCAGGCGACTACAGAAGAGGGCGTTGACCTCTGATGAACCATCAGGAACGGCTAACGGAGTGAGGGGTTCGCAAGGTTCCATTGTGCCGATACATTCACCGCGAAGCAAGGTAATCGGGAATGGGAATGGACTGCCCACAGGCACGTCGGTCGCACCATATTTAAGGGTAAGAAGAGCGGTTGGGAGTggtgagaggtggcgatgaaGAAATGTAGCGGAAGGCGTGAAGAGGGCGGTAGCGTCGGAGGCAGCAGAACATGATACAGGGGCCAAgacagtagcgtgcggagggatctGGGTGTATCTAGTGATAATCACCTTCGCGCAGGAAAGAGGACCGTCGGCAGGTAGAGCATCGTCAAGTGATgagaaggcgacttctgcacgggcgcaATCAATGACGGCTTAGTGACGagacagaaaatcccaacctaaaataatctcgtgagagcagtgcggaagtacgacgaactcgactgtGCAGGGCACTCCTTGAATTAGGAGTCTGGCAGTGCACGCCGCGACAGTCTGGacgggctgtgctgtggcagtgcGAAGAAACGGACCAAAGAAGGGGAtcgtcacttttcggattgaGCGGCACAGTTTTTCGGTGACGACAGAGATTGCGGCACACGTATcgatgagagcaagaacagatacaccttcaagaacggcattaataacatttggcggcgaaaGAAGAAGGCTTGTACTTAGCGACGgtgacgcagttcttgcctcgggagcTGCGCCATTTAGTTTTCCTTGTCGGGTGCAGATGGACGTCGACGCATCGGAGAGAGCGAGCGACGACGGGGAGAAGGAGAACGGTGGTCGGGAGCTCGTCGAAGGCTTTGTCGCGGAAGTTGCAACTCGCGGTCTGAAGCGTAGAGGAACGTGTGTCCGTACTCAGATGCACTTAGGTCGTCACGTAAATGTAGTTGTCGGCAGCGgcacaggcgtgcgacgtgtccgGGTAGGCCACACGAAAAGCAGATTGGCCAGTTGTCAGCTGTGCGCCAGGGATTGGCCACTCGATGAACTGGAGGTCGTGGCGCTGTAGTGACGTAAGGAGGAGTAGACAACGGAGGCGGCGCGCGCCACGTCGGTGGTCGTGGTcgtggtcgtgctgctgcttcggcgtacgTCAATGGTGCGGTGACTGGTGGTGCCAGCTCTGGTGGAAGGACCTCAGACAATTGATCTTGTATGATGTGTTGTAGAGAGGGACTGAGCGACGTACTTCGTTCCGGCAGGCTGGGGATGAGCGAGAGctggcgagcaacttcttcgcgcacaaaaGCTTTGATCTGCGAGAGAAGGAAAGGGATCTGGCGAGGGAGTTAAGTCGGACAACGATTCTTGGTGCGGGACAGGGCGGCGGGTGACGAGGCGCTGACggcggagctcgtcatagctttgacACAGCTCAGTAACTTGGGCGACAGTACCCGGGCTTTTGTaaatcagcatctggaatgcgtcctcgtcTATTCCCTTCAAGATATGCTTGATTCTGTCCGCCTCGGCCATGGTGGTATCGACACGTTTGCACAGGTCGATTACATCCTCAATATAACTGGTGAAGTTCTCGCCAGGCTGTTGAGATCGCGATTGtaggcgctgttccgcgcgaagctttCGAACAGCAGGAAAGCCGAAGACTTCGCAGAACTTAGTCTTGAACGCTGCCCAGGTCGGAATGTCGGTTTGGAGATTCCGAAGGAacaagtgagcaatgccggtTAGGTAAATGCTGACGGTGGCCAGTTTCATGGTGTCGTCCCATTTGTTAAGGACACTCACGAGTTCATAGGTAGATAGCCAGTCGTAgacgtcgtggtcatcagtgccgctgaatattggagggtcccgcTGACGGACTGCGCCGGAGCATGTGGTGGCCTGGGGAGCAGGAAGCGGCGGGCTTGTGTTGGATTCGGTGGTCATGGCGGTGGTAGAGTCCGGCTGCGCAACTCCAGGATGCCTAGGagacccagcacctccaccaattataataaagagctgagacacgacctcgacaagagaaactgtaatatcagaCGGTATATAACAGTAGGCCTAGCCAGCGCGAagagcaacaacgttcagcacgagccctTTCTGCTTAGCTCTGACGATCCGACTGTatagggtgcacttcttcttcatcagaatatgtatatatatatatatatatatatatatatatatatgtatatatatatatatatatatacacatatatatatgggCAGTGCCTGTTCATGCGGCTCTTTCTTTTACACATTCAGGTGTGGCTTATCTTGGTGGTGTGTGCTCTTCCTGGAACGCTGGGGTTGCTGAAGACATACCACAATCGTACAGTGGAGTCACAACTATGGCTCACGAGATCGCACATTTGTAAGTTGTCTTTTAATGCAATTGCAAAGTGCAAAGAGCACATGCCTACCCACCATTGTAGCTCGGCGGTTAAAAGTTTTGCGCACTTAAGCTCGAGGACACGGGCTCGATTCCCGGTCACGTTGGCCGCATTTTAATGGAGgcgacatagaaaaaaaatgtgctcttTTTTTAAGTGCATTAACCAACCCTAGGTGGTCCGATGTAGTACTGATCGACTTCCCCACTGCCATAACTCTCTGAATCGTAGCGCGGTTGTGTGGCTTAAGAGTACGTAATTTAATCATATTATCGAAGAACACGTGTTAATAAATAATGAAATATATAGTTACAATTTCCTTTCCGCAGTATATGTCGCCTGCGCATACCAGCCTTTTCTTCTCACTTTCGAGCCTAAACATGCTTGAATTCAGCATAGAATATTATTCATTGTTAATTGTTCTCGTAGAAAAAATTGAATTTGTGCCCGTATAGAACGCAACACACAAGGAAAGGTTTATGAAAAAAAGCTTCAAATGTTTTCATCAAGACACACGCTTGGTGGCTCAGAATTCTCGTATGAATTAGTTCAATTTGTTGATTGGAATCCGTGCTCAAACCACTTGATGTTGAAATCTTTGAGGCGCGCTTGACACTCTGAATGGCTTGGCCGTTTAGTTGTACAAGAAGAAATTACAAGAAGACTTTACTACAATTCGAGGACAGTCTCGCCACGACATCAGTTTATCAGCgtcatataataatatctggggtttaacgtctcaaatgcacgatgtgattatgagagacgccgacgtgggggctccggaagtttcgaccacctggggttctttaacgtgcacctaaattaagtacatGGGCTTCACACATTTTCGTCtacatcgaaagtgcggccgccgcggctggatCAGCATCATTCCCTATTTCAGCATTACTGCTATCTTGAAGATCGAGAGGAACATTCGCCTGTAAGTCTACAGCACCTGTGGAGTACTTCATAGGTACGGCGGTGAATTTCGCTACGCCCAGTGCGTTCGTTTTCAAGTTAGGGCACTCATTGACGTGAAAGTTTAGGCTGTTGTTCGCATATATTTTCTTTTGGGGAGAGGGGAGCTACCCCCCTACCCCCTCCTTCTGCCGAACTCCTGATGAAGGGGGCGTTTTACCgagaataaataatgaaaataggggTTCTCCTAGTATAGTCGAGGCCTTCGGCAAATGCATCCCCCCTcgctcccccgaaaaaaaattcctcgctacgggcctcGAAATATGATTGGATAAACTGGAGGGTTCCCCTTCTTTTCAGATTGGGCTCGGTACATGACGGAGAGACTCCAGTGCCAAGCATGACAGGGCATCCTGGAGCGACAAGGTGTCCTCGTAGCGAGGGATACCTCATGGGCGACGAATCTCCCACGAAGAACGTCTACAGGCTTTCGGACTGCACTAAAGAACAAATTCAATACCTGTTCAGGTGCGTGAAGGCATACCTTATATGCGGTGCCTCTGTACCCTACTGCACTAGCAAAGTTATATTGGCTTTAACAAACGAGCTTAGCGGATACCATCATTGCAGTGGACAGTTCACAAAAACAAAGACAAAGGATATGTTATCGATCACCCGACCACAGTTGTTGTGTCACACTACAGCGCTTTTGATTGGTAAACAGGTGCGACGGTGATGGTGACGTAATACGCGCCGGTAGTCACTCGTTATATAAGGGAGAGGGCGATAGAAGGTACAGAAGATGAGCTCGCTTTAGAGCCTGTCATGTGCACGGGTGATGTGCGACGGAACAATATGGAGCTTTACAGTAAATATCTTTAATTAACCACCCAGTAGCCGGTAAGAAGGAAAGACAGAGCAACACAGGAGGAAATACTAAAAGCGTCTATAAAGGCGCCAGAAAtttattattgcgacagcaattatatggacactctcggctgatttttgccgtcgccgtcatgccccggatatgtatatatatgtatatatatatatatatatatatatatatatatatatatatatatatatatatatatatatatatatatatatataagcctaaagaaaat
The nucleotide sequence above comes from Rhipicephalus sanguineus isolate Rsan-2018 chromosome 8, BIME_Rsan_1.4, whole genome shotgun sequence. Encoded proteins:
- the LOC119402005 gene encoding metalloprotease mig-17-like — encoded protein: MDVDASERASDDGEKENGGRELVEGFVAEVATRGVAYLGGVCSSWNAGVAEDIPQSYSGVTTMAHEIAHLLGSVHDGETPVPSMTGHPGATRCPRSEGYLMGDESPTKNVYRLSDCTKEQIQYLFRLLPLSCINLRKQANVKNNNYPGEVVDLTNFCRVLHPDVANVWPEDRPGDGYKKCMVHCCWEDYYEEDDYTLTNCEAHMMLEGMPCGDNKTCRRGVCGVHIWSDVYKTWRTFNTS